The nucleotide sequence AAGTTCGCCTGCGTGTCCGGCACGCGGTAACCCGCTTCCAGCAGCGCTTCCCGCACCCGCTCACGCTCGACGACGATGTCCTGGCAGCGCGCCAGCAGCTCGTCGGCTGCGTCGAGCGACGCCAGCGCGGCCACCTGGGCCAGCATGTTCACCGAGAAGGCCACGTACACCTGGCGAAGCGCGTCCGCGATCGGCTCGGGCGCGACCGCGTAACCGACGCGGAGGCCCGCAAGGCCGTACGCCTTCGAGAACGTGCGAAGGACCATGACGTTCGACCGGCTGCGCGTGTACTCGACGCCGTCGGGCACCTCGGGGTCGGTGACGAACTCCTTGTAGGCCTCGTCCAGCACGACCAGCACGTGCTCGGGCACGGCGGCCATGAACCGCTCCAGCTCCGCGCGGCGCACCGCCGTCCCGGTCGGGTTGTTCGGGTTGCAGACGAAGACCACGCGGGTCCGGTCGGTGATCGCCGCGAGCATCGCGTCGAGGTCGAGCTCCTGGCCTTCGGTGATCGGGACCTTCACCGAAACGGCGTTCGCGACCTGCGTGACGATCGGGTACGCCTCGAACGAGCGCCAGCCGAAGATGACCTCGTCACCGGGCGCGCACACCGCCTGGATCGTCTGCTGGCACAGCGACACCGAGCCGCAACCGATCGCGACGTGCTCCACCGGCACGTCCAGCTCGCGCGCCAGCCGCTCGCGCAGCACCTGCGAGCCGGTGTCCGGGTAGCGGTTGACCCCGGC is from Amycolatopsis mediterranei and encodes:
- the hisC gene encoding histidinol-phosphate transaminase: MPSVSPRADLESLPKYVPGRTIEGAIKLASNEVPGGALPSVAQAIAEAAAGVNRYPDTGSQVLRERLARELDVPVEHVAIGCGSVSLCQQTIQAVCAPGDEVIFGWRSFEAYPIVTQVANAVSVKVPITEGQELDLDAMLAAITDRTRVVFVCNPNNPTGTAVRRAELERFMAAVPEHVLVVLDEAYKEFVTDPEVPDGVEYTRSRSNVMVLRTFSKAYGLAGLRVGYAVAPEPIADALRQVYVAFSVNMLAQVAALASLDAADELLARCQDIVVERERVREALLEAGYRVPDTQANFVWLPLGDQAVPFAEHALDRKLVVRPFAGDGVRVTIGTREENDLFLAAAREFLIRTKAGRP